The genomic stretch TCGGCTCTCGCCTGAAACTGCTTCGCGATTTCCAGCTCCAGACGCTCCAGCTTATTCGTTTCCTCCACAGCAGACACCTCTTCCGATTCCGCTGAAGCAGGAAATATATCCAGCTTAAAATCTAGATAGAACGCAGCACCTATTATGATGAAGACCATCACTAGCTTGGATACTATTCTACGCATTCGAACCTCCTAGACGCTAAGCGAAAAGATGCTTCTTCTAGAAAAAAGTCTTTTCACCAGCCTAATATTAATTAAAAACTGCGAAAGTGCAGCTTGTAATGTAAATGTAATATTTCTCTCATCTTGATTTCATCTTATGCATATATAATAAATTCATGACCCCCCTTTATTATATATTCTCTCTTGAAGCCTGCAGCCCTGTGCTGCGGGCTTCCTTTTTTTCAATTGCTGCGATCCCGATCGTCTTCTGAAAAAAAGGAATAACCTGCTCCCAAAAGGCTGGCTCCTGCTCTGAAGCGCTGTGTCCGTTCGTCGATACGAACAGCGTTTGTATCATCCCTTCAGGCAATTGCTGTCTCAGCTCTCTTAAATCCTCCGCACTAATAAAATCATCGCCGCTCGAGTGGATCATCAGCACTGGGGTACGCCCCTCATCCCGGCTGCCAGCGTACTTCGCCAGTACTAAAGGTATTCTTGCTGCATTGAACTGTGCTCGTGATATTCCAGCCCGAATAAGCCATACCATTGGTATCAAATAGGCAAGCGGAAATAACGGAATTTTTTTGCGTTTCAGCTCAGACTTCATCATCGTCTCGAAATAAACAGGCATTGAATCAGTCACGACGGCGCGCACGCTTACCCCCTGATCAAGCGCGAGCAGAGCGCCAAAGCCTCCTAACGAATGCCCAAGCAGCGCTACTCTTTCTGAATCTATGCCAGGAAGCCGCCTTGCTACAGCAACAGCCGCCTGAACATCATCTCGAAACATTAATGCGGAAGGAGCGCTAATTGAATCGCTGTCGCCGTGGCTTCGCGCATCGTACATAAATACAGCAAAGCCCGCTTCATACAGTGAATGCGTATAACGAAGCACGCGCGTCCGATTGGAGCCCCAGCCATGTGCGAGAACGATAAGAGGCAGCTTGTCATTGTGCTGCTCCGCAAGCGTGGTTGGCTGGAGCAGCCAGCCCTCCATCTTAGAACCATGGCTGGTAAAGGATACGGATTGCCACTCCGTATTTACGATCGGCTCACTCTCATTTGACAGCTTGCGAGGCTTCTGGCTGCGAGCTCCCATTTGCCAGACAAATACAGCAAGCAAAGCAACGATTATGATGAAGCTGGCGATTAGCCATAAAGCAGCCACCACATTTAGCCCCTCCTACTCTATAAATCCCGCACAGCTTCTACAAACTGCCGCGCGCGCTCTGTTACGAGATCAAACTTCCCTTCACGAATCCATTGCAAATTAACGAGCTTGCTGCCCATTCCAACTGCATTTGCCCCCGCTTTAAAATAATCAGCAATATTGTGCAAATCTACACCGCCAGTCGCAATCATTGGGATGTCGTTCAAAGGGCCGCGAATTTCCTGCAAATAACCTATTCCTAATGTGCCCATTGGAAAAATTTTCACAGCATCGGCACCAGCCTTCCAAGCTTTGACGATTTCCGTCGGCGTCATTACGCCAGGCCACACGGAAATGCCGCGCTCACGGCCAAATGCTATGACATCCTCATCGAGGTTAGGCGATATAAGATATTGAGCTCCAGCAGCGACAGCCTGCTCTGCGAGCGCAACATCGATTACCGTACCCGCACCGACTGCGGCCTTTCCGTCAAATTTCGTGCGCCAGCGCTCGATCATTGCCGCCGCACCTTCTGTATTCATCGTTATTTCCATCATATGAATGCCGCCGTCGATTAAAGCCTGTGCCGCTGCATCCGCATCCCGATCTTCAATTCCTCGTAAAATAGCAACAATTTTGTGCTGCAGCAGCAGCTTAAGCATATCGTTCATTTGCTTCTCCTCCAGCTTCTACTCTCAGTTATTCCCAAAACTTCGTTAAAATCCGCAAAAATAAATTCGGAAACGGCAGCGTACTCATATCTTCCTTGCCAATCCAGCGATAATGGCTTGATTGCTCATCTAATATAGCTATACTCGAAGTAGCAACACCACTCAGCTTATATTCAGCCCCTGCCTCCGCAGCTATTCCTAATCTATCCTCATTCAAACCCACAGTCGACCGTGTATGCAAGCTTGTATCCTCGCCCAAATCAGCCAAGTAAAAGCGCATTTTCCAATGGATATGGCTGAAAATATGGTCGGCATCCGTAAACCAGCTGCGTGGACGAATAAGCAGTCTCGTATCCTCTTCTAGCATACGGCTGATCATCTCAGCGAGCTCTCCCTGCTCCTTCGGCGCTGACTCACTCAGCCACTGCGACTGATCAGGCGACAACAGCAAATGAGGCAGCTCCCACATCTGCGCAAGCAGCCCCGTTTCGGGACGCTGTCTTACGAGCACTTTGCCAGCATTCTCACCACTGCCGAGGACGATCGCTGCTGCTCTGAACTCTGCCCGCGCCTTCTTGGCCTTCGTCTTGATTGGCAATTCCAGCTCTCTTCCCTCAAGCCTTGCGCTGCAGTGCTCCATTACCGGGCATGGCAGACAGCTTGGCGACTTCGGCGTACATACAAGCGCTCCCAGTTCCATCAGCGCTTGATTAAAATCTCCAGCTGCTCCCTCAGGAATAAGAGAAGCTGCGAGCTTCTCAATACTCACTCTCGTAGATTGCTTCGCGATATCATCCTCCAAGCAGAAATACCTTGAAAGCACGCGCATAACGTTTCCGTCTACTGCGGGCTCTGGACGGTTGAACGCAATGCTCATAATCGCTCCGCTTGTATAGGGACCCACACCCTTTAGTCCAGCTACTGAAGCTTTATCATCAGGCACGATGCCATCATACCTAGCAACCACCTCTCGCGCCCCTGCTTGCAGGTTCCGAGCTCGCGAATAGTAGCCGAGACCTTCCCAGCTCTTAAGCACCTCCGTCT from Paenibacillus sp. FSL H8-0548 encodes the following:
- a CDS encoding alpha/beta fold hydrolase, whose translation is MVAALWLIASFIIIVALLAVFVWQMGARSQKPRKLSNESEPIVNTEWQSVSFTSHGSKMEGWLLQPTTLAEQHNDKLPLIVLAHGWGSNRTRVLRYTHSLYEAGFAVFMYDARSHGDSDSISAPSALMFRDDVQAAVAVARRLPGIDSERVALLGHSLGGFGALLALDQGVSVRAVVTDSMPVYFETMMKSELKRKKIPLFPLAYLIPMVWLIRAGISRAQFNAARIPLVLAKYAGSRDEGRTPVLMIHSSGDDFISAEDLRELRQQLPEGMIQTLFVSTNGHSASEQEPAFWEQVIPFFQKTIGIAAIEKKEARSTGLQASRENI
- a CDS encoding bifunctional 4-hydroxy-2-oxoglutarate aldolase/2-dehydro-3-deoxy-phosphogluconate aldolase, yielding MNDMLKLLLQHKIVAILRGIEDRDADAAAQALIDGGIHMMEITMNTEGAAAMIERWRTKFDGKAAVGAGTVIDVALAEQAVAAGAQYLISPNLDEDVIAFGRERGISVWPGVMTPTEIVKAWKAGADAVKIFPMGTLGIGYLQEIRGPLNDIPMIATGGVDLHNIADYFKAGANAVGMGSKLVNLQWIREGKFDLVTERARQFVEAVRDL
- the mutY gene encoding A/G-specific adenine glycosylase, which codes for MEQESIKRFFSTELLSWYRLIKRDLPWRINQDPYRVWVSEIMLQQTRVDTVIPFYNNFMSKFPTVKALAEAPETEVLKSWEGLGYYSRARNLQAGAREVVARYDGIVPDDKASVAGLKGVGPYTSGAIMSIAFNRPEPAVDGNVMRVLSRYFCLEDDIAKQSTRVSIEKLAASLIPEGAAGDFNQALMELGALVCTPKSPSCLPCPVMEHCSARLEGRELELPIKTKAKKARAEFRAAAIVLGSGENAGKVLVRQRPETGLLAQMWELPHLLLSPDQSQWLSESAPKEQGELAEMISRMLEEDTRLLIRPRSWFTDADHIFSHIHWKMRFYLADLGEDTSLHTRSTVGLNEDRLGIAAEAGAEYKLSGVATSSIAILDEQSSHYRWIGKEDMSTLPFPNLFLRILTKFWE